A portion of the Magnolia sinica isolate HGM2019 chromosome 17, MsV1, whole genome shotgun sequence genome contains these proteins:
- the LOC131231596 gene encoding probable receptor-like protein kinase At5g18500, producing MSSASPLKDELSTRTPIFGLKVWVLIGVSFVVICILSVLVICVTAWRRFRTTGKLPLTRIPPISKDIKEVRVEQVSSKNFIRHDGILLTIHEKSSNKDSDNVLVHLGMGKTKQADCSSGSSSFRHHMEKDGSSQSGEEGSSGTTVGHRPSSSHPITAPSPLTGLPEFSHLGWGHWFTLRDLEEATNRFSKENVIGEGGYGVVYRGHLINGAPVAVKKILNNLGQAEKEFRVEVEAIGHVRHKNLVRLLGFCVEGTHRMLVYEYVNNGNLEQWLHGAMYQQGYLTWEARMKVLLGTAKALAYLHEAIEPKVVHRDIKSSNILIDDDFNAKVSDFGLAKLLGAGKTHITTRVMGTFGYVAPEYANTGLLNEKSDIYSFGVLLLEAITGRDPVDYTRPAQEVNLVDWLKMMVGSRRSEEVVDPNIETRPSTRALKRALLTALRCVDPDSDKRPKMGQVVRMLESEEYPISREDRRQRRDRAGTVTESQRENSDTDRSDNPDSRWESRRERKSSNR from the exons ATGTCATCTGCAAGCCCTCTTAAAGATGAACTGTCCACAAGAACACCTATTTTTGGTCTTAAGGTGTGGGTCTTGATCGGGGTAAGCTTTGTGGTAATCTGTATCCTTTCTGTACTAGTGATATGCGTTACTGCTTGGAGGAGATTTAGGACTACAGGTAAGCTTCCTCTCACCCGAATCCCACCAatttcaaaggatatcaaagaaGTGAGGGTGGAGCAAGTATCATCTAAGAACTTCATCCGCCATGATGGGATTCTCCTCACCATTCATGAAAAATCCAGCAACAAAGATTCAGACAATGTTCTGGTCCATCTGGGCATGGGGAAAACCAAACAAGCAGATTGTAGCAGTGGGTCCAGCTCATTTCGTCACCACATGGAGAAAGATGGCAGTTCCCAGTCAGGTGAAGAAGGCAGTTCCGGGACAACGGTTGGACACAGACCATCTTCTTCACATCCCATAACTGCCCCATCACCTCTGACGGGCCTGCCGGAATTCTCTCACCTTGGGTGGGGCCATTGGTTTACATTGAGGGACCTGGAAGAAGCGACCAACCGCTTTTCAAAGGAAAATGTCATTGGGGAGGGTGGCTATGGGGTTGTCTACCGTGGCCATCTGATCAATGGAGCTCCTGTTGCTGTTAAGAAGATCCTCAACAATCT AGGACAAGCAGAGAAGGAATTTAGAGTGGAAGTTGAGGCAATCGGTCACGTCCGACACAAAAATTTAGTCCGTCTCCTAGGGTTCTGCGTTGAAGGCACGCATAG GATGCTAGTATATGAGTATGTGAACAACGGAAATTTAGAGCAATGGCTTCACGGTGCTATGTATCAGCAGGGTTATCTTACTTGGGAAGCTCGTATGAAAGTTCTCCTCGGCACTGCTAAGGC CCTTGCCTACCTGCACGAGGCAATCGAGCCTAAAGTAGTGCATCGTGATATCAAATCTAGCAATATATTGATTGACGATGACTTCAATGCGAAGGTATCCGATTTCGGTCTGGCCAAGCTATTGGGCGCTGGGAAAACCCACATCACAACTCGGGTGATGGGGACTTTTGG GTATGTAGCACCGGAATATGCAAATACTGGCCTTTTGAATGAAAAGAGTGACATTTACAGTTTTGGGGTTCTTCTATTAGAGGCCATTACTGGGCGGGATCCCGTGGACTATACTCGCCCAGCACAAGAG GTAAATCTTGTCGATTGGCTAAAAATGATGGTCGGAAGTAGGCGCTCGGAAGAAGTTGTGGACCCAAACATTGAAACAAGGCCATCAACAAGAGCACTCAAACGAGCCCTTTTGACTGCTTTGAGGTGTGTTGATCCGGATTCAGACAAGAGACCGAAGATGGGACAAGTTGTCCGCATGCTTGAGTCCGAGGAATATCCAATATCACGCGAG GACCGAAGGCAACGACGTGACCGTGCTGGCACGGTTACTGAATCACAGAGGGAGAACTCTGACACAGACAGAAGTGACAATCCCGATTCGAGGTGGGAGAGTAGAAGGGAAAGAAAATCATCGAACAGGTGA
- the LOC131231597 gene encoding pto-interacting protein 1: MGCFSCCGEDDMHKAADNGGPFMANNSAGNAGGYHASDPAPKGAEAVKILPIAVPAVSVDELKDITDNFGQKALIGEGSYGRVYHGVLKNGQATAIKKLDASKQPDQEFLAQVSMVSRLKHEHVVELIGYCVDGSLRVLAYEFASMGSLHDILHGRKGVKGAQPGPVLSWAQRVKIAVGAAKGLEYLHEKAQPHIIHRDIKSSNVLLFDDDVAKIADFDLSNQAPDMAARLHSTRVLGTFGYHAPEYAMTGQLSSKSDVYSFGVVLLELLTGRKPVDHTLPRGQQSLVTWATPRLSEDKVKQCVDTRLGGEYPPKAVAKMAAVAALCVQYEADFRPNMSIVVKALQPLLNARSGPPGENSNL, from the exons GCAATGCTGGTGGTTATCATGCCTCTGATCCTGCTCCTAAAGGTGCTGAGGCTGTAAAAATCCTGCCTATTGCTGTCCCTGCCGTTTCAGTAGATGAACTGAAGGACATAACTGATAACTTTGGGCAGAAGGCTTTAATTGGAGAAGGTTCATATGGAAGAGTGTATCATGGTGTCCTTAAAAACGGGCAAGCTACAGCCATAAAAAAGTTAGATGCCAGCAAGCAACCTGATCAAGAATTTCTTGCACAG GTCTCCATGGTATCGAGGCTGAAACATGAACATGTGGTTGAACTGATTGGTTATTGTGTGGATGGAAGTCTCCGCGTTCTTGCATATGAGTTTGCTTCTATGGGATCCCTTCATGATATTCTTCACG GGCGAAAAGGAGTCAAAGGAGCACAACCAGGTCCAGTTCTATCATGGGCGCAACGAGTAAAAATTGCTGTAGGAGCAGCAAAAGGACTTGAGTACTTGCACGAAAAGGCACAGCCTCACATCATCCATCGTGATATTAAATCGAGCAATGTACTGCtatttgatgatgatgttgctaaGATAGCTGATTTTGACTTGTCGAATCAAGCTCCTGACATGGCAGCACGACTTCATTCAACTCGTGTTCTTGGAACCTTTGGTTATCACGCTCCAGA ATATGCAATGACTGGACAGTTGAGTTCAAAGAGTGACGTTTACAGCTTTGGTGTTGTCCTTTTGGAGCTATTGACTGGCCGTAAACCTGTCGATCATACATTGCCAAGGGGGCAGCAGAGTCTTGTGACATGG GCCACACCTAGACTTAGTGAAGATAAGGTAAAGCAATGTGTTGACACTCGGCTAGGAGGAGAATACCCTCCCAAGGCAGTTGCGAAg ATGGCTGCAGTTGCTGCATTGTGTGTGCAATACGAAGCTGATTTCCGGCCAAACATGAGCATTGTAGTCAAAGCTCTCCAGCCCCTGTTGAATGCTCGGTCTGGACCTCCTGGTGAGAATTCAAACTTGTGA